A genomic segment from Salvia splendens isolate huo1 chromosome 13, SspV2, whole genome shotgun sequence encodes:
- the LOC121760945 gene encoding protein MAIN-LIKE 2-like yields MPLGDDLPMYVYIQRARIHALILLGGLILPDTTGCKVPFMWLNGLGDPEEVKNISWGSAALAYLYHYLCEASMDKRKELGGPMMLLQLWAWERMPTLRPAFIGPVVHEPYTPCGARWKGTTQIGNALRHSVEHYRDQISLIRPGQFIWTPYAHCILPDYCNDVTGCSLCETYLVCWAYVEAHEPGRVRRQFNRYQDIPQNVDRMLRNADHLGKNDRRGKKGNNWATTHQFYIGEWDMRYERFQAAEYAAPMSLDIPMSPGYMAWYNRITVTYMTRPGARATAGMNESAASMRLFVEAFQRVFHLTTEDEMDPRVRQIREIVRTTLEDTNNGDVMEYPASQHQDVVMPYQEEVVPRRRGARGVRTGGHGYTKQFRMSQAPPDYVAPEAQYQEHDPPQWYSHPTHESQSQWDRPLHSPSQPEPDWNRRSYSQSQDMSQWSGARASVDSFFQNYQVMPPVQAEEEDDDEEEDDNIVEAHEEEDVVHSIHGQPRPAAEGSSRSGVRKLVSKVYKRLSSRKNKGIEPAKYTPSSYK; encoded by the exons atgcctctgggtgatgacctacctatgtacgtatacatccaaagggcacgtatccatgccctaattttattaggaggtctcattctaccggacaccacggggtgtaaggtgccatttatgtggttgaatgGGCTTGGGGATCCAGAAGAGGTGAAGAATATTAGTTGGGGAAGTGCGGCATTGGCCTACCTTTATCATTATCTGTGCGAGGCTTCCATGGATAAGAGAAAAGAGTTGGGCGGGCCTATGATGCTTCTGCAgctatgggcgtgggaaagaatgcccacattgaggCCTGCGTTCATTGGACCAGTTGTACACGAGCCATATACACCATGTGGCGCCAG GTGGAAAGGAACAACGCAGATAGGAAATGCTCTTAGACATTCGGTTGAGCATTATCGTGACCAAATATCTCTGATTAGACCTGGCCAG TTTATCTGGACGCCATACGCACATTGCATACTGCCTGACTACTGCAATGATGTGACTGGATGCTCTCTGTGCGAGACCTACTTGGTATGTTGGGCATATGTCGAGGCCCATGAGCCTGGACGAGTGCGACGACAGTTCAATCGGTACCAGGATATACCGCAGAATGTAGACAGGATGCTAAGGAACGCCGATCATTTAGGCAAAAATGATCGGCGTGGTAAAAAGGGCAACAACTGGGCAACCACGCACCAGTTCTACATTGGGGAGTGGGACATGAGGTACGAAAGGTTCCAAGCTGCCGAATACGCCGCACCAATGTCTTTGGATATTCCCATGAGCCCGGGTTATATGGCGTGGTATAACAGAATTACAGTGACGTACATGACTCGGCCTGGGGCACGGGCCACTGCTGGGATGAATGAGTCGGCTGCTTCGATGCGACTATTT GTTGAGGCTTTTCAGAGGGTTTTTCATTTAACTACGGAAGACGAAATGGACCCCCGAGTGCGCCAGATTCGAGAAATTGTTAGGACTACCCTCGAAGATACGAACAACGGTGATGTCATGGAGTACCCCGCTTCTCAACATCAGGATGTGGTCATGCCGTACCAAGAAGAAGTAGTTCCACGGCGTCGTGGAGCGCGTGGTGTTCGGACTGGGGGACACGGCTACACAAAGCAGTTTAGGATGTCTCAGGCGCCTCCCGATTATGTAGCACCAGAGGCGCAGTATCAAGAGCATGACCCACCCCAGTGGTATTCACACCCGACGCATGAGTCTCAGTCGCAGTGGGACCGTCCACTGCATTCTCCAAGCCAGCCTGAGCCCGATTGGAATCGTCGCTCATATTCACAAAGCCAAGACATGTCGCAATGGAGTGGGGCCCGAGCGTCGGTCGATTCATTCTTCCAGAATTATCAGGTCATGCCTCCTGTACAAGCTGAAGAAGAAgacgatgatgaagaagaagatgacaaCATTGTCGAGGCACATGAGGAAGAAGACGTTGTTCATAGCATCCATGGCCAACCTCGTCCAGCTGCGGAGGGTTCATCACGCAGCGGGGTTAGGAAGCTCGTGAGCAAAGTGTACAAGAGACTATCTTCGAGGAAGAACAAGGGGATTGAACCGGCTAAGTACACTCCGTCGTCGTATAAGTAG
- the LOC121761067 gene encoding uncharacterized protein LOC121761067 yields the protein MANAKPWRIIPRPLLETVLNNHVQHHRVHQPLILHGPRGVGKTTLILERLFEKWNTGPHVTGYVDFAESIKEYHPKHGQSYPWISWTMCPSPKLVTLKTQLEDCLESMAHRAIKLGTISSHQIFTTLTKWHRPTTALNQILNVSAVSKMRIVNKKNKVSPSNLWENAVFKFSSALSEQELDGVFDKSISVEESSYYKEAMAALKLAKEVIRVQGKWRENAIQDLNSRGGFSRSLAHSATDWPCLLLELLSLAAEVDYFQPKLVINNIELLKNATLENDRMICGATYHDSLIWRIIALGANERCLPVVFVTSDGYYSYRAFIDFGFPDVFISRETFGWSPAEGKLHMVGDYFSQSEWEVINEVLGPNSRHLFEVYALKLSNDYQKLNFENTFEDIMDLYLAYLQVSVVNPAMDKALLLLEKFAVDAQNGKIPEDTLRVGAPWRHPPTTDIAVWAKIQLMDFVQSLVNAGFAVNYFADWSLEFLEDPAADALLQVGLLYTQRDPSYIRPVSRGIQRCLVRWLVQERLNLSLKHSVQFQWQRVIRGRSYRHLLKQAGVK from the exons ATGGCGAACGCTAAGCCATGGCGAATCATCCCAAGGCCGCTGCTGGAAACAGTGCTCAACAATCACGTGCAGCACCACCGCGTCCATCAGCCTCTCATCCTTCATGGCCCCCGTGGCGTCGGAAAAACCACCCTTATTCTTGAAC GTCTATTTGAGAAATGGAATACTGGCCCGCATGTTACTGGTTATGTTGACTTTGCAGAATCAATAAAGGAATACCATCCAAAACATGGGCAATCATATCCATGGATATCATGGACCATGTGTCCATCTCCGAAACTTGTTACACTAAAGACTCAGCTTGAGGACTGCCTTGAGTCAATGGCCCATAGGGCCATAAAGCTTGGGACTATTAGTTCCCACCAAATATTTACCACTCTTACCAAATGGCACAGGCCAACCACGGCCCTTAATCAGATTTTGAATGTTAGTGCCGTCTCCAAAATGCGTATAGTTAATAAAAAGAACAAGGTATCCCCCTCAAATTTGTGGGAGAATGcagtttttaaattttcttctGCATTAAGTGAGCAAGAGTTAGATGGGGTTTTCGACAAGAGCATTTCTGTGGAAGAGTCGTCATATTACAAGGAAGCCATGGCAGCACTGAAGTTGGCTAAAGAGGTTATTAGGGTTCAAGGAAAATGGAGGGAGAATGCCATTCAAGATTTGAACAGCAGGGGTGGATTTTCGCGATCCCTAGCACATTCTGCTACTGACTGGCCTTGTTTGTTGCTTGAATTATTGTCTTTAGCTGCAGAAGTGGATTATTTTCAG CCAAAGCTGGTGATAAACAATATAGAGCTTCTGAAGAATGCTACTTTAGAGAATGACAGAATGATATGTGGAGCCACATACCACGACAGCCTGATTTGGAGAATAATAGCTTTGGGTGCAAATGAAAGGTGTCTTCCAGTTGTTTTTGTAACCTCTGATGG ATACTACTCCTATAGAGCTTTTATTGATTTTGGATTTCCAGATGTTTTCATCTCCCGTGAG ACATTCGGATGGTCTCCAGCAGAAGGAAAATTGCATATGGTTGGTGATTATTTTAGTCAGTCTGAG TGGGAGGTGATTAATGAGGTACTGGGCCCAAATTCCCGACATCTATTTGAGGTTTATGCTCTCAAGCTCAGTAATGATTACCAAAA GTTGAACTTTGAGAATACGTTTGAAGATATCATGGACCTGTATCTGGCATACCTACAA GTAAGCGTTGTAAATCCAGCCATGGATAAAGCATTATTGCTCCTGGAAAAGTTTGCTGTTGATGCACAAAATGGGAAAATCCCAGAGGATACATTACGAGTTGGTGCTCCTTGGAGGCATCCCCCTACAACAGATATAGCAGTGTGGGCTAAAATTCAGCTAATGGACTTCGTTCAGTCTCTAGTGAATGCAGGATTTGCG GTTAATTACTTTGCTGACTGGAGCCTCGAGTTCTTGGAGGATCCAGCTGCTGATGCACTGCTACAG GTTGGTTTGTTGTACACCCAACGTGATCCATCCTATATTCGCCCCGTCAGCCGTGGGATCCAGAGGTGCCTTGTTAGATG GCTTGTTCAAGAAAGGCTAAATCTGAGCTTAAAACATTCCGTTCAGTTCCAGTGGCAGCGTGTTATAAGAGGCCGTAGCTATCGGCACTTGTTGAAACAAGCTGGAGTGAAATAG